The stretch of DNA TAGAACGGGGTGCTTTCGTTCTGCGGGCACTCGTGCACCAGGCCGAACATCTCGCTGGTCGATGCCTGGAAGAACCGCGTCTTATCGGTAAGCCCCAGGATGCGGATCGCCTCGAGTAGGCGAAGCGTCCCCAGGCCATCGGCATTGGCGGTGTATTCGGGGGTCTCGAAGCTGACCTGAACATGGCTTTGCGCCGCCAGATTGTAGATTTCGTGCGGCTGGACTTCCTGCACCACGCGGATGAGATTCGTGGCGTCGGTAGCATCGCCAAAATGCAGGTACATCCGCGGATCGGGATTGTGGGGATCCTCGTAGATGTCCTCGATTCGACCGGTGTTGAATGACGAGGACCGGCGCTTCACGCCGTGGACCTCATAGCCCTTTTCCAGAAGCAGGCGCGCCAGATAAGCGCCGTCCTGTCCTGTTACACCGGTAATAAGCGCCCGCTTCGTCGGCACGTCGACCTCGTTATTTCTTTGCGTCGACGATTCCGTCAATCACTGCCGCGAAGCAAGGCCAATGGATGGGGAATGCCCGGTTTTAGGGGATTTCTCTTTCGGTATCGGCAATCCAGCCGCCGCCGACCACGCGCTCGCCTGCATAGAGCACCGCCGCCTGGCCCGGGGCGACACCCAGCTCGGGCTGCGCGAAGCGGATGAGTGTCGTCCGCCCTTCGCCAAGGGGTCCGTCGAGCACCACCGGTACCGGTCGCGCAAGGCTGCGCACTTTCGCGGCCAAGGGAGCGTCAGGTAGTGGACCGATCCGATTGGTCTCGACCAGTCTAGCGGCCGTTACCGCCAGCATTGCCCGCGGACCGACTCGTACTTCGCCGCGTTCGGCGTCGATGCCCACAACATAAAGCGGCTCGGGCTGCCCCCCGATGTCGAGTCCGCGTCGCTGGCCGACGGTATAATGGATGATTCCGCGGTGCTTGCCGAGCTCTTCGCCGGTTGCTGCATGGACGATCGCGCCTTCGCGCGCGCCCTCGGGCCGCAGCTTCCGGACGATCTTTGCATAGTCGCCATCGGGAACGAAGCAGATATCCTGGCTGTCCGGCTTTGCCGCATTGCGCAGGCCGGCTTCTTCGGCGAGCCGACGAACCTCGCTCTTGGGCATCCCGCCCAGCGGGAAGCGGAGGTAGGCGAGCTGCTCTTCGGTAGTGGCGAACAGGAAATAGGACTGGTCGCGCGCCGGATCGAGTGCGCGGTGCAGTTCGGGGCCGGCGGCTCCCATTACGCGCCGCACGTAATGTCCAGTCGCGAGGCAATCCGCCTCGAGTTCGCGGGCCATGGCGAACAGGTCGGTAAACTTGGGCCCCATATTGCAGCGGATGCAGGGCACCGGCGTCTGGCCCGCAAGGTAAGCGTCGGCGAAAGCTTCGACCACCTCCTCGCGAAAGGCACTTTCATGGTCGTGCACGTAATGTGCGATCCCCAGCCGGTCAGCCACGGCACGGGCATCGCGTATGTCGTCCCCTGCGCAGCACGCCCCCTTGCGACCGCTGGCTGCGCCATAATCATAGAGCTGAAGGGTGACCCCGATTACTTCCGCACCACTCCGCGCCGCCAGTGCGGCGACGACGGAACTGTCGACCCCGCCCGACATGGCGACGACGATGCGGCATTCGCCTGCAGGCCTCGGCAGGTCGAACAAGCCAGCGGCGGCAGCCGGAGAAAGAGTAATGCTGTCGGGCATGGCGGGCCCTTTACACGCAAGTGGGGCTTGCCACCAGTAGCCCCCGTATGGACCCGCTATCGATGTTTCACGGAACGTTTACCATGCTGCACTATCCACAATCTCATGTTCGAGGGGCAATTCAACAGGACAGGCGTCCCTGAAACGCGCGAATCCGCGGATTTGCAGCGTTTCCGTTGGACGGACCTGGTCGCACGACTCGCTGCGACTCGCGATTTGCGCGATGAAATCGCGCGGGTCGAGGGTGGTTTCGGTGCCTTTGCAGAAGTCCGCCGGGAGGGTGGCGAAAAAGGTAAAGACGCTGTTTACCATGATGGTTCAGGACATGGCAAAGCGGGTAAGCTAGGCCTCGGAACAGCCGCCAATGACGCGGTGCAAGGCGATCGAGAGACAGAATGATTGAAAACCAGGATATCCGCCCTGCACAGGTGATCGGCCCCCTTGGGGAGCCGCTGACGCTTGACGACCTGCCTTCGCCCAAAACCAAGCGCTGGGTTGTTCGCCGCAAGGCCGAGGTCGTCGCGGCGGTCAATGGTGGCCTGCTGACGATCGACGAAGTGCTGGAGCGCTATAGCCTCAGCCTCGAGGAATTCGCGTCTTGGCAACGCGCCGTCGACCGGTCAGGCATGCAAGGCCTTCGCGTGACGCGCATCCAGCACTATCGTGACCTCTATGAGCGCCAGTTGAAATACTGATCTCAGCTGCAGTAGGCGCTGAAATCCTACAATAAATTCATAAACTTCTCAGCCTCCGCGTTCCGGTGGGGGAACCGTTGGTCGTGATCGCCCGTTTGTCGGACATCGGGTGGACGGTTAAAGAGGAGAAGTTCAATGGAATGGATTGTCGCAATTATTGTCGGCGGCGTCGCTGGCTGGCTGGCGAGTCTGGTCATGCGCCGGGACGCCTCTATGGGAATTTTCATGAACGTCGTGGTCGGCATTGTGGGCGCCTTGCTGGGCAATGCCTTCATCGCCCCGCTCCTCGGCTTTGGCGGCAGCATCCAGAGCTTCAATGCCGCTGGATTCGTGATCGCCATCCTCGGCGCGATTGTCCTTCTGGCAATCGCGAACCTCATCCAGCGCGGGCGGGTGCGCTAGAAACTAGCTACTACTCGATGGCAGTGCCCGGGATCGCGTGATCCCGGGCACTGCCATTTTACCTTTACCTTGCGAAGGATGACGCGGATATTCGCCGACGTTCGTCCGTTGCTGGGAGACCCCGGTCGATAGCTGCATTGCTCCCAATCTACACGGGGCCTATTCGCCCTTTGCTTATTTCTTGCGCTTAGTGACCTAGTCATGTAACACACTCGGGTCCGAAGTCGCATATCGGGGCATTATGGCAATGAAGTACGAGTCAGGTTTCGAAGCCCAACGGGCGCAGGTGCTGGAGTCCGTCGGTGACGACGACTCGATCGGAGTGGGTGGTTCTGCCACCATCCGACGCCGGATCATCGTAATTGCCCTGGTTGGCCTCGTAGTTGCCCTCGCGGCTTTCTTCGCGCTGAGTTCCGGCGGCGACGCGGTGCCCGACGAATCTGCTCAACTGCCAACCGTCTCAGTGGTGGCGCCCGGCCGTACGACGGTCGAGGGCGAGATTGTTGCAACCGGTGCGATTGCAGCCCGGCGCGACATGCCGGTCGGTGCGGTCGGCGAGGGTGGCCGGGTCATTGCCATTCCGGTCGAGGCCGGCGACTGGGTCCGCCAGGGCCAGGTGCTCGCGGTCATCGACCGATCAGTCCAGACCCAACAGGCGCAAAGCGCCGCGGCCCAGGTTCAAGTCGCGCAAGCCGATGCCAACCTTGCACAGGCGAACCTAGACCGCGCGCTCCAGCTGGTCGAACGGGGTTTCGTCTCGGCCGCTGACATCGACCGCCTGACCGCGACGCGCGATGCCGCCGATGCCCGCGTACGTGTGGCACAAGCCCAGTTGCGCGAACTCCAGGCCCGCAACGCCCGCCTCAACATCGTCGCGCCCGCTTCGGGACTGCTGCTCGAACGCAACGTCGAGATCGGCCAGACCGTCTCGGGTGGCGCACAGTCCTTGTTCCGCATTGCGCGCAACGGTGAGATGGAGATGCTCGCGCGTGTGGGCGAGGTCGAACTGGCAAACCTTTCGGCTGGCGTAACGGCCGAAGTCAGCCCGATCGACGGAGGCAAGACGTTTACCGGGAAAGTCTGGCAGCTTTCGCCCACGATCAATACCCAGGATCGTCAGGGAACGGTCCGGATTGCGCTCTCCTATGCGCCTGAACTGCGTCCGGGCGGCTTCGCCACGGCACGCATCCGCAGCGGCACGGTGGTGGCTCCGATTCTGCCTGAGAGCGCCGTCCTGTCCGATCGCGAGGGTGCCTTTGTTCTCATCATCGATAGCGAGAACAAGGCGCAGCGCCGCGCCGTCACGACCGGTGCGGTTACCGCCAAGGGCATTGTCATCACCGAGGGCCTTACAGGTTCAGAGAAAGTGGTGCTGCGCGCTGGCGGCTTCCTGACGCCGGGTGAGACCGTCAAGGCCCAAATGACGACCATCGACTGAGCAGGGGCAACCTGATGAACTTCCGTAATATTTCTGCCTGGTCGATCCGCAACCCGGTCATACCACTGGTAGCCTTCGCTGCGCTTCTGCTTGCAGGGCTGATCAGTTTTGCCCGGATGGATGTGGTCAACAACCCGGACATCGAATTCCCGGCAGTCAACGTATCGATTTCGCAGCCGGGCGCAGCGCCCACCGAGATCGAGAACCAGATCACGCAGCGCGTGGAAGCGGCGGTCCGCTCCATCAATGGCGTGAATTCAATCAACTCGACCGCCAGGGAAGGCAATTCGAACACCTTCATCGAGTTCGAGATCGGGACCGATCCGAACGATGCAGTGGCGGAGGTCAAGAACGCGGTCGATCAGATCCGCGGCTCACTGCCCGACGGGATCATCGAGCCCCGCGTAACCAAGGAGGAAATCTCCGGCGGCTTCCTTGCGATCTACGCAGTTGAAGCCGATGACATGACGATCGAAGGACTGAGCTGGTTTATCGACGACACGGTCGCCAAGCAATTGCTCGGTATCGAGGGGATGGCGGAGGTCAACCGCTTCGGCGGCGTGGACCGAGAAATCGAGGTCATCCTCGATCTGCCCAAGATGCAGGCGCTGGGAGTAACCGCGAGCCAGATCAATAACTTACTGCGGCAGAGCAACATCGATGCCGCCGGCGGTGCGGCCGAAGTCGGCGGAACCAGGCAATCTGTGCGCGTTCTCGGTAACAGCGAAGACGCCTATGCTCTCAGTCAACGGCAGATCCAGCTCGGCGGCGGACGCACGGTCAAGCTCGCCGAGGTCGCAAAGGTCCGCGACGGCTATTCGGAACGTACGTCGATCAGCAAGGTGCGCGACAAGGAAGTCGTCAACTTCGCCATGAGCCGCGCCAAGGGCGCTTCCGACGTCACCGTCTACGAAGAGGCGCTCAAGAAGATCGAGCAGATCGAGGCTGAGAATCCCGGGGTGAAGTTCATTCCGCTGTTCAACACGGTCAAATACACCAAGCAGCAATACGAAAGCGCCATGGCGGCGATGATCGAGGGCGCGATCCTCGCTGTTGTCGTGGTGTTCTTCTTCCTGCGCGACTGGCGCGCGACCGCAATCTCGGCAGTCGCCATCCCGCTTTCGGCCATCCCGACCTTCTGGTTCATGGATTTGCTCGGCTTCAACCTCAACCAGCTGTCGCTGCTGGCGCTCGCGCTGGTCGCGGGCGTGCTAGTCGATGACGCGATCGTGGAGATCGAGAACATCGTGCGCCACATGCGCATGGGCAAGACCGCCTATCAGGCATCCATCGACGCGGCCGACGAGATCGGCCTGCCAGTGGTCGCGACCAGCTTCTGTATCGTCGCCGTGTTCTTCCCGGTTGGCGCAATGCCCGGTATCTCGGGCCAGTTCTTCAAGAACTTCGGGTTCACCGTGGTGGTCGCGGTGCTTATGTCGCTCGCCGTCGCACGTATGATCACGCCGATGCTGGCGGCCTATTTCCTCAAGGCGAAGGGCGTCGCCGCGCACGGCGAAGGCCGCTTGATGGACCGTTATATGGAAATCCTCGCGTGGTCGCTCGACCGCGGAAAGATGTACGCTGCGCGCGAAGGTATTGAGGGGCCACGCCACCGCTGGCTCTATGTCATCTCGTTGCTCCTTGTGGTCTTGGGTGCGCTTGGACTGTCCGCGGTAGCCACATTCGCGGCATCGGGGATCATTCAAGGCTTCGGCATTCCAGCAATGATTGCTGGGCCCGATGCGAGCCTTCCCGCCGAAATTGTCGCCAAGATCATCGGCGTCGCCCAACTGGCGATCGCGCTGGCTGCTGGCGCCTTGGCACTGTTCGTATTCTTCAAGTTACTCGCCGTCATATCAAGCAGCCTTGGCGATCACATGCGCCAGGCGTGGCGGTACCTCTTTGCGCGCTTCCTCGACCACCGTGTGTGGATGCTCGGCGTCGGCTATTTCTCGCTGCTGCTGACGATCCTGCTATTCGGCGTCGTCCCGGCTCAGTTCCAGCCGGTTATCGATGATGACAACAGCCGGGTAGAGATCGAGATGGTGCCCGGCACGACGCTCGAAACGACGGAGCGCGTTGCAGATGAGGTCGCTGCGATCCTCTACGAACAACAGGAAGTCGAACGCGCCCTCGAGCGCGTGCGCGAAGGACAGGCGACGATCTACATTACGCTCCGCCCCGATCGTGAACGGACTTCGATCGAGTTCGAACGTGGCCTGGCTCCGCGCTTTGCCCAGATTGCGGACGCCCGTGTGCGGTTCGCCTCGCAATCGGGCGGCTTCGGTTCGGGTCGAGACATGACGATCATGCTGGCGGGCTCGGATCCCGAATTGCTCAACCAGACGGCGGCAACGCTGGTCGAGCAGATGAAGGGCATCGACATGCTGGTCGCGCCGCGCATCAGCGCTGACATCAACCGGCCTGAATTGATCATCGAACCGCGTGAGGATCTCGCCGCGGAACTCGGCGTCACGACTGTTGCGCTCAGCCAGACGATCCGCATCGCTACCATGGGCGAGATCGAACAGAATGCAGCGAAGTTCTCGCTCTCCGATCGGCAGATCCCGATCCGGGTCAAGCTGCCCGAGCGGTCGCGTGAGAGCCTAGAGACGATCAAGAACCTGCCCGTCCAGACCGCAAACGGAGGTTCGGTGCCGCTGTCGCGCGTCGCGAATGTTTCGTTCGGCTCAGGCCCGACGAGCATCCAGCGCTACAACCAGAACCGCCGAGTGCTGGTGGGCGCGGACCTCGCCCAGGGTGTGGTCAAGGGCGAGGCGCAGGCCAAGATCGACGCGCTGCCGATCCTGCAGGACCTGCCGCAGGGCGTGATCCGCGACGTAGTTGGCGAAGACGAGTGGCAGGCCGAGCTTATGACCAGCCTGCTGATCGCGATCATCTCGGGCGTGCTGCTGGTGTTCGCGGTGCTGGTGCTGCTCTATAAGCGGTTGATGAGCCCGCTGGTCAATATGACCAGCCTGGCCCTGGCGCCGCTGGGTGGCATCCTACTTGTCTGGCTGTTTGGTCAGCCGCAGTCGATGCCGGTCTACATCGGTATCCTGCTGCTGCTGGGCATCGTCTCGAAAAACTCGATCCTGCTGATCGACTTCGCCATCGAAGAGATGGACAAGGGCACGCGCAAACTCCACGCGATCATCGATGCGGGCCACAAGCGCGCGCAGCCGATTGTGATGACCACAGTTGCGATGACCGCCGGCATGGTGCCCACCGCCCTGTCGGGCATCCTCGGCTCGGGTGACGGCGCCTGGCGCGCGCCCATGGGCACCGTAGTGATCGGGGGCCTGATCCTCTCGACACTGCTGACGTTGCTGATTGTGCCTGCAGGCTTCAGTCTCGCCGATGGCTTCGAGAAGCGCGCGGGCCCCTGGCTGCGCAACCGGCTGCTCACCTACAAAGACGGCGATGATACGCGCGGGCGTGTCGACGTGCCGCCGGAGGCCGAGCCGGCCGAGTGACGGGTCTCCATCCAGCTGGCCGCACGCATGTGCGGCCGCCGGTAACGCCAGACCGCGCGCGCGCCATGCGCCGCACCGCGACGGGACTGATCGTCCTGATGGCGGCGGTGTTCCTTGTTTCGGGCCGCTATCTCGGATTGCATCCTTCCATCGGCTACGTCCACGCGTTTGCTGAGGCTGCCATGGTCGGCGGCCTTGCCGACTGGTTTGCAGTGACCGCACTGTTCCGTCGCCCGCTCGGCCTGCCGATCCCGCACACGGCGATCATCCCTGTCAACAAGGATCGGATCGCGGAGACGATGGCGGGGTTCCTGCGCGACAACTTCCTCACTCCGGCGGTGGTTGGTCGGCGCATGGGAGCGATGAACCTCGCCAAGGCGCTCGGCACCTATCTCGCAGACCCGAAGGCCGTGAAGGACTCGCGCATCCGCGCGGGGGCGGGCGAACTCGCGGTCGAGGTCCTCGAATCGCTCGATCCCGACCGCCTTGGCGGGCAGGTCCGCAGTGGCATCAAGACCCAGCTTGAAAAGCTCGACATTGCCCCGTTGCTCGGTGGAATGCTCTCGGCGATGATTGCCGACGGGCGGCACAAGCCGCTGATCGACAAGATCATCCGCTGGACCGGCCTCGTGCTCGAGGACAATGAGGAGATGGTGCGCGATATCGTCCATCGTCGCGCCAATGCCGTTCTGCGTTTCACGGGGCTCGACGAGCGGCTCGCCAATTCGGTGATCGACGGGCTCTACAAGTTGCTCGCCGAAGTGCTGGTCGATCCCGAACATCCCATCCGCGCCAAGATCGAGGAAGGGCTGGAGGAATTCGCACGTGGCTTGCGTGAAGACCCCGAGCTGCAGGCGCGGGTGGAGAAGCTCAAGCGCGAACTCCTCAACAACCCGGCCATCAGCGATTGGTGGCAGGGCGTGTGGGAGCGCCTGCGCGGCAATCTGATCGACAGCATCCGTTCATCGGGTGGTGTCGGCGGGGCCTATATCGGCGAGACGCTGGGCGAGCTGGGAGCCGCACTGCGCGACGACGAGCGCCTGCAGGCACAGGTCAACCGCTTTGCCCGCCGAACCGCTGTAGGTATCGCCACGCGCTACGGCGACCAAATCGTGCGCCTGGTTTCCGAAACCGTGCGCCGTTGGGATGCGCAGACGATTACCGACCGGGTGGAGTCCGCCGTGGGCCGGGACCTCCAGTTCATCCGCATCAACGGTACGCTGGTGGGCGGGCTGGTCGGCACCACCATCCATGCGCTGGATGTCTATGTGATCTGAACTAGGCAGGCGCCTTGCCCCTTACGGCGACCTCGCCGCTGTCGGTCATTGCTCGGTCGTAGGCTGCGACCAAGGCATCGAACGCATTTCGAAAGGCACGTGCTTCGCCATGAAAGGGGATCCCGGTCCCCCCGCTGACAGCATCGGACAAGAGCCACGCGAGGTGGTCGTGGCCGGCTTCAGTGCGCTCGCCAGCGGCACTACGTTCGATGAGGGTAAGCATGGCATCCTCCACCTCGCCGTAGCGATGGCTCCAGATGCGGACCCAGTTCTTGCCCTGCTCACCATACCGTCGCAGCCATACAACCTGCGGATCATCCGCATCGATCTTGCTGGCGGGGGCTTCGATCACCCGACGACGCTGTTCCAGCAGGAAATCAAAAGTCGTCCGGCTGTCTGCCTTCCAATGGTCGAGTAGTTGTGTGTCGGGCCTCGCGAAATCGCCTGAGGGATAGAGGAACCGGTCCATGAAGATGGGATGGTCGAAGGTCAGCGCACGCAGCCCGGGCATCTCGAGATAGATGGCCATTTCGGTGAGCGTTGATGCCTGTCTCTCATTGGCGAAGTTCTTTGATTCGAGCATCCCGATGCTGCAACCGCGAAGATAGGGCAGGGTAGCTGCGTGGTAAATCTCGTGCAGGTAGCGCAGGTCGCGAATGTACGGGTTGTCGTAGTCGCATAACAAAATGCCGCCCCACCAGCTCGAAAAGTGGGTCCATTCGATATGCGGTTCGGATGGTTCATAAAAGAACCGGGGTACCTTCCCGAAGCGATCGACAATATCGTGGACCATGCCGCCCTTGCGATGAGATTCGGCGATCGGGCCGTCGGCCCACAGGTTCATGACGTAGTCGTGGATCGAACCTCGATCGACTAACAGGTCGATACTATCTATTTTCATGTGAGGCCTTCTGCTTGCCATCGCGCGAGCAGACGTGGCGCTGTGCTTGCCGCCAACTTTGGATCGATCAGTGCTGCCATCGAGGGCGTGGCGCAGATTCGGATGATGCGCTCGTCTTCGCAGCCGCGATGAACTGCCTGAATAAACGGCGCATCGCCTGCGCTTGCCGGAGCCGTCACAAGCAGGTTAACCTGGGCTGGCGCCAGTGCTGCAATTCCCAGGCAATGTCCAATACGACGGGCTGCCTCCGCCTGTGCCTCGGCATAGCGGCTGGGCAGCTCATGAACTGAAAAGTGGTCCATCATAGCGCTACCCCAAGCGAGGCTTAGCAAGTTCTTGAACCATTTGTTGCCGACGAGTGAAGGGCATTCCTCGCGCGCGAAAACGCCGCCTACCCGATGATAGTAGCCTCCGAAGGGCTTGGAGTGGCTGAAGACGAAATGTGCGACGTTGGGCAAGTCGATCGCGACTTCGAATGCGCGCGCTACATTTCCGACATAAGTCAGGTCCGGAACCAGCGCGATGTCGGGCCGCATTTCGGCGAGCTCACGCGCGAAGGCATCGAAATGCGGCCACACCGCGCCATCGATTGCCGAGGGCTGGCTGATCCAGAACTGGGCGTGCCGGTCGGCGAATTCCGACACGGCTTGCCAATCCGAGCGAGCATGGCGCCTTAAGGGCAATCCAAGGCTCGCCGCATAAGCCGAAAAGCCCTCATACTCGCCGTCGAAGATATGGATCGAAGGCTCGAAGCCCCTGCGCTGCGCGCTGGCAGCATATTCGGCCATCAGCTTGAATATGCCTTCGCTTGCACCGGCGGTCGGATAGTGGTGGGGGAAGGCGGTGGCGTCGAACTTCACGACCGGCGAAGACCAGGCGATCCAGCGCTCGAAATAGCTTTCGTGGAGCGTATCCTGTTTCTGCGTCCACGCCTCGCGGTAGTGGTCGAACAACCCTGCTTCGCGGCCCGCAGTGCCACCATCCATCACCGCGGCCAGCATGGCCTCGCTTTCAGGCATGACCAGCGAATAGATCGTGCCCGACGCGCCGGCGGCGAACAGCGCCTGCTTCACATCTCCCTGCGAATAGGACGGCAGGTGATCGCTCATGCATCCCTCATGCAACGAAAAAGGCCCGGGCGGAATACCCGGGCCTCCCTATGCAAGATCACTTGCAAATTTTGCGTGAATTCAGAGCTTTTGCGTCAATTCCGGCACGATCTTGAAGAGATCGCCAACCAACCCGATGTCCGCGACCTGGAAGATCGGGGCGTCCTCGTCCTTGTTGATCGCAATGATAGTCTTCGAGTCTTTCATGCCGGCCAAGTGCTGGATCGCACCCGAGATGCCGATCGCGATGTAGACTTCGGGGGCAACGATCTTGCCGGTCTGGCCGACCTGGTAATCGTTCGGGACGTAGCCCGCGTCGACCGCCGCGCGGCTGGCGCCGACGCCCGCACCGAGCTTGTCGGCGAGCGGGATAATCACTTCCTGGAACGTCTCCGAATCTTTCAGCGCGCGGCCGCCCGATACGATTACCTTGGCGCTGGTCAGTTCCGGACGCTCGCTCTTGGCGATCTCGGCCGAGATGAAGCTCGAAGTGCCGACATCGCCGGTCGCCGCGACGTCTTCGATGGTGGCGGAGCCACCCTCGGTTGCTGCCTTCTCGAACGCCGTGCCGCGCACCGTGATGACCAGTTGCGCATCGGAAGATTCGACCGTGGCAATCGCATTGCCGGCATAGATCGGACGGGTGAAGGTCTTGTCGCCTTCGACCGAAAGGATGTCCGAAATCTGCATGACATCGAGCTGCGCGGCGACGCGCGGTGCGATGTTCTTGCCGGTGGTGGTGGCGGGCGAGACGAAGGCGTCGTGGCTGGCCATCAGCGAGGCCACCAGCGGCGCGACGTTTTCAGCGAGGCCGTGCTCGTAGGCCGCATCGTCGGCACAGTGTACGGTGCTGACGCCGGCGACCTTGGCGGCCTCTTCGGCGACGCCGCGGCAGCCCTTGCCGGCGACCAGCAGGTGCACTTCGCCAAGCTTCGAGGCGGCGGTGACCGCAGCCAGTGTGGCGTCCTTCATGTGGGCGTTGTCGTGT from Erythrobacter mangrovi encodes:
- the mnmA gene encoding tRNA 2-thiouridine(34) synthase MnmA, giving the protein MPDSITLSPAAAAGLFDLPRPAGECRIVVAMSGGVDSSVVAALAARSGAEVIGVTLQLYDYGAASGRKGACCAGDDIRDARAVADRLGIAHYVHDHESAFREEVVEAFADAYLAGQTPVPCIRCNMGPKFTDLFAMARELEADCLATGHYVRRVMGAAGPELHRALDPARDQSYFLFATTEEQLAYLRFPLGGMPKSEVRRLAEEAGLRNAAKPDSQDICFVPDGDYAKIVRKLRPEGAREGAIVHAATGEELGKHRGIIHYTVGQRRGLDIGGQPEPLYVVGIDAERGEVRVGPRAMLAVTAARLVETNRIGPLPDAPLAAKVRSLARPVPVVLDGPLGEGRTTLIRFAQPELGVAPGQAAVLYAGERVVGGGWIADTEREIP
- the sciP gene encoding CtrA inhibitor SciP, producing the protein MIENQDIRPAQVIGPLGEPLTLDDLPSPKTKRWVVRRKAEVVAAVNGGLLTIDEVLERYSLSLEEFASWQRAVDRSGMQGLRVTRIQHYRDLYERQLKY
- a CDS encoding GlsB/YeaQ/YmgE family stress response membrane protein is translated as MEWIVAIIVGGVAGWLASLVMRRDASMGIFMNVVVGIVGALLGNAFIAPLLGFGGSIQSFNAAGFVIAILGAIVLLAIANLIQRGRVR
- a CDS encoding efflux RND transporter periplasmic adaptor subunit, translated to MKYESGFEAQRAQVLESVGDDDSIGVGGSATIRRRIIVIALVGLVVALAAFFALSSGGDAVPDESAQLPTVSVVAPGRTTVEGEIVATGAIAARRDMPVGAVGEGGRVIAIPVEAGDWVRQGQVLAVIDRSVQTQQAQSAAAQVQVAQADANLAQANLDRALQLVERGFVSAADIDRLTATRDAADARVRVAQAQLRELQARNARLNIVAPASGLLLERNVEIGQTVSGGAQSLFRIARNGEMEMLARVGEVELANLSAGVTAEVSPIDGGKTFTGKVWQLSPTINTQDRQGTVRIALSYAPELRPGGFATARIRSGTVVAPILPESAVLSDREGAFVLIIDSENKAQRRAVTTGAVTAKGIVITEGLTGSEKVVLRAGGFLTPGETVKAQMTTID
- a CDS encoding efflux RND transporter permease subunit translates to MNFRNISAWSIRNPVIPLVAFAALLLAGLISFARMDVVNNPDIEFPAVNVSISQPGAAPTEIENQITQRVEAAVRSINGVNSINSTAREGNSNTFIEFEIGTDPNDAVAEVKNAVDQIRGSLPDGIIEPRVTKEEISGGFLAIYAVEADDMTIEGLSWFIDDTVAKQLLGIEGMAEVNRFGGVDREIEVILDLPKMQALGVTASQINNLLRQSNIDAAGGAAEVGGTRQSVRVLGNSEDAYALSQRQIQLGGGRTVKLAEVAKVRDGYSERTSISKVRDKEVVNFAMSRAKGASDVTVYEEALKKIEQIEAENPGVKFIPLFNTVKYTKQQYESAMAAMIEGAILAVVVVFFFLRDWRATAISAVAIPLSAIPTFWFMDLLGFNLNQLSLLALALVAGVLVDDAIVEIENIVRHMRMGKTAYQASIDAADEIGLPVVATSFCIVAVFFPVGAMPGISGQFFKNFGFTVVVAVLMSLAVARMITPMLAAYFLKAKGVAAHGEGRLMDRYMEILAWSLDRGKMYAAREGIEGPRHRWLYVISLLLVVLGALGLSAVATFAASGIIQGFGIPAMIAGPDASLPAEIVAKIIGVAQLAIALAAGALALFVFFKLLAVISSSLGDHMRQAWRYLFARFLDHRVWMLGVGYFSLLLTILLFGVVPAQFQPVIDDDNSRVEIEMVPGTTLETTERVADEVAAILYEQQEVERALERVREGQATIYITLRPDRERTSIEFERGLAPRFAQIADARVRFASQSGGFGSGRDMTIMLAGSDPELLNQTAATLVEQMKGIDMLVAPRISADINRPELIIEPREDLAAELGVTTVALSQTIRIATMGEIEQNAAKFSLSDRQIPIRVKLPERSRESLETIKNLPVQTANGGSVPLSRVANVSFGSGPTSIQRYNQNRRVLVGADLAQGVVKGEAQAKIDALPILQDLPQGVIRDVVGEDEWQAELMTSLLIAIISGVLLVFAVLVLLYKRLMSPLVNMTSLALAPLGGILLVWLFGQPQSMPVYIGILLLLGIVSKNSILLIDFAIEEMDKGTRKLHAIIDAGHKRAQPIVMTTVAMTAGMVPTALSGILGSGDGAWRAPMGTVVIGGLILSTLLTLLIVPAGFSLADGFEKRAGPWLRNRLLTYKDGDDTRGRVDVPPEAEPAE
- a CDS encoding DUF445 domain-containing protein, encoding MRRTATGLIVLMAAVFLVSGRYLGLHPSIGYVHAFAEAAMVGGLADWFAVTALFRRPLGLPIPHTAIIPVNKDRIAETMAGFLRDNFLTPAVVGRRMGAMNLAKALGTYLADPKAVKDSRIRAGAGELAVEVLESLDPDRLGGQVRSGIKTQLEKLDIAPLLGGMLSAMIADGRHKPLIDKIIRWTGLVLEDNEEMVRDIVHRRANAVLRFTGLDERLANSVIDGLYKLLAEVLVDPEHPIRAKIEEGLEEFARGLREDPELQARVEKLKRELLNNPAISDWWQGVWERLRGNLIDSIRSSGGVGGAYIGETLGELGAALRDDERLQAQVNRFARRTAVGIATRYGDQIVRLVSETVRRWDAQTITDRVESAVGRDLQFIRINGTLVGGLVGTTIHALDVYVI
- a CDS encoding electron transfer flavoprotein subunit alpha/FixB family protein, whose protein sequence is MKTLVWVEHDNAHMKDATLAAVTAASKLGEVHLLVAGKGCRGVAEEAAKVAGVSTVHCADDAAYEHGLAENVAPLVASLMASHDAFVSPATTTGKNIAPRVAAQLDVMQISDILSVEGDKTFTRPIYAGNAIATVESSDAQLVITVRGTAFEKAATEGGSATIEDVAATGDVGTSSFISAEIAKSERPELTSAKVIVSGGRALKDSETFQEVIIPLADKLGAGVGASRAAVDAGYVPNDYQVGQTGKIVAPEVYIAIGISGAIQHLAGMKDSKTIIAINKDEDAPIFQVADIGLVGDLFKIVPELTQKL